A stretch of DNA from Nonlabens ponticola:
AGCGCGCAGACGCTGTAGTATAGGCGCACTTTTGGCATAATTGTGTGCAGGATACTGCGCCTTGGTTTTCTTGATAAATCGATCCTCGCGCGTTTCCATTTCCACTGCCTGACGATAATGCTCGTTAGTATTGAAATACACCGTATCGCACTGCGTCATCATTTCAAAAAATTTCTTGTCCAGATCTTTGAGCCAGTAAACAGTCTCAATTCCAGTAACCTCAGTCGCTTTTTCCTTAGTCAGCTTCTCGCCTTCCCAAACGGCGATGTGGTCATTGGTTTCGGTCACAAAAAGCACCTCACGATGCGCAGGATCTGGACAATCTGGAAAAAGTACCAGTACCGTATCCTCTTGATCTGCACCCGATAGATAAAAAATATCGCGATGCTGCTTGAACGGCATGGTACTATCTGCACCCGTTTTAAAAACGTCGTTTGAGTTAAAAACCGCTAGACTCGATGGCTTCATCTGCGCCATAAATTTCTTGCGGTTCTTCTTAAAAAGGTTGCTATCAATAGGATCGTACTTCATGTAGTGATTTTAATAATTGCAGTAAAGATGGTGGTAGTTACGCTTTCGCGAAAGCGTAATTATCCAAAGCATGCAAGGTAACGATCATCATACGGCTCTACAAATGCCTGTTGCACGACTAGTTCACGGTAGTCGCATTCTCTGGCTTGCTGTAAAAATCATCGCCCATGGCAGACGCATCGATATCCACATTATTAAAAGCACGCGGCTCACCAGCAGGCACGGTAGGCTGGCCATCTTCTACTTGATACCAGGTCAATAGCTCTGGCAACCACAGGCCGTTCACGTCTTGCCATTTGTTGTAGTGTATGAAGCTGTACTTTTCTGACGTGGTGTCCTGACCATAAGTGACCGTGTAGGCGAGCCAGGCCATCTTTTTGGTATCTGGATCATAATAAATGATGTAATTGTCCTCTGGCGAGTTGCCCACATTGTCTGCATAAGAGATCTTGGTGCCTGGATACAACGTGCCGTCCTTTTCCAGCGCTCTCACTTGCTCGTATTGGATGCCATCATCTGCCAAAACAAAAGGCATGGCATAGAAATAAAACATGAGATTGTAGTAGAATTCGGCTCGTGCTGGATCAAAAGCTTGCTCGTCTTGTTGCAGCCACAGGCTATCGCCATCAAAACCTAATTGGTAAGCATCTGTTTCTATCAAAGTCTTGCGACTCGTTAAATCGATAGTATGTACCTCATCGCCGCTAGGTTTTGGCATGGTGTAGGTCAGGCTTTGCATGGAGCGCCACTTTTCAAGGCCGCCATGATTTTCAAAAACCTCTTGTAGATCTGCTGGATAGCGATCCATGTCAATGCTGGTTTCGGCAGTGGTGTTTTCTGTAGTTTCTTCGTTTTCGGTATTAGGCTTGCAGGCGATGAGCATCGCGATGGCAAGAAATCCTATAAGTAATCTGGTATTTTTCATGATCCAAAACTAAAAATATTACCCATTCTCAACTTTCTGATCGCATAGATATTGCAAATGGTCCTATTTTCTAATCGCTAGCAGAGTGCTTATCTTGCTCTTATCATTTTCTTTTTCGTCGCATGAGATTCTACTTAAATTTTCTGTTTCTATTATCAAGTTTCTTACTTCTTTCCTGCAATGGGTTTGCTCAAGAAAATGAAATAACTACCGAGACGGCCGAGTCTGACCTTTCAAGAAATTCAAGCGTTTATTTCCCGAAATCCATTGGAATCGTGAATGATTACAACAATCTATTCACCAATAAACAAAAAGCCGAATTGGACCAAATGCTCTACTATTATGAGATAGAAACAACCAGGCAAATAGTTGTCGTTAGTGTTAATAGCATCGCACCTTATGACGATATACAGCAATATGCTACAGACCTAGGTAGTTATTGGGGCGTGGGTCAAAAAGAATCAAACAACGGCTTGATGATAGTAGTATGTAAACCATGCCGATCTTTTGGTATCGCTACAGGATTGGGAACTCAAGAAGTCTTGACAGATGAAATTTGCAAAACTGTTATAGACGAGACTATCATTCCAGCATTCAAAAACGGCAACTTTTATAAGGGAATTAAAGATGGAGTCGTGGAACTGATCGAGAAATGGGACTAGGCTCTGTTTTTGAGATATGATCGACACAATCAATTCACTTACTCTAAAAAATAATATCTAATTTGAGCAGCGATTAGCTCTAGCAGTTTATAAACCACCTATCATGAAAAAATCACTACTTCTTATTGTATTCCTAAGCAGCGTCATGAGCTTTGCTCAAACAGACGCCCAACAAGTGCTGCAAGGCATCGCGCAGATGGAAGACATGGCGGCCAACTCGCCTTATAAAAATTTAAGCTTCAAAAACATAGGCCCGACCATCATGTCTGGTCGTGTGGTTGATGTAGATGTCAATCCGCAAAATCCTACTGAAATGCTCGTGGCATATGCCAGCGGTGGTTTATGGCATACCAAAAATAACGGTACCAGCTTTGAACCTATCATGGACAATGCAGGCACCATCAATCTAGGCGATATCGCCGTAGATTGGAACGATCGTGTGATCTGGGCAGGAACTGGCGAGAACAATTCCAGCCGCAGCAGCTATGCTGGCATCGGCCTGTTGAAATCTACCGATTGGGGTAAAACCTGGAGCGAGCCCATGCTGCCAGCATCGCATCACATAGGTCGCATTTTGATTGATCCCAACAACGCAGACCATGTAGTGGTAGCCGTGACAGGTCCTTTGTATACAAATAGTGATCATCGTGGCATATTTACGACCATAGATGGTGGTACATCGTGGAACAAAACTTTATACGCGACTGATATGGCTGGGTTTATCGATCTAGCTGCAGCACCAGAGGATTTCAATACGCTTTTTGCTGCTAGTTGGGAAAAGGACCGCAAGGCATGGAATTTTGACGGCGATGGCGAGGCAAGTGCCATTTATAAAAGCACCGATGGCGGCCAAAACTGGACTAAGATCACAACAGAAGCCAGCGGTTTCCCGACAGGTAGTGGTGTTGGTCGCATAGGTCTAGCGGTTTATGATGCCAATACGATTTATGCCATTCATGACTCGCAATTCCGTAGGGAGAAGGAAGATGGTGGTAATTCTGCTTTCGCGAAAGCGGAATCCGACTCAGACCTATCAAAAGACGACTTTAAATCCATGTCTCGCAACGAGTTTATGGCACTGGAAAACGACAAGCTGAACAAGTTCTTGAAGCAAAACGGTTTCCAAGAAAAATACCGTGCAGAGAATGTCAAAAACATGGTAAGTAATGGCGCAGCACAACCAGCTGATCTGGCGTTATACCTAGAAGATGCCAACTCGCAATTGTTTGACACACCAGTTAAGGGTGCCGAATTATACCTATCAAAAGATGGCGGTAAAACCTGGACCAAAACACATGAAGGTCAAATAGACGATGTGTTTTATAGCTATGGATATTATTTCGCTCAAGTGCGCGTAGATCCTAGCGATGTCAATAAAGTTTATGTGATGGGCGTGCCTATCATCAAGTCTGACGATGGTGGTAAAAATTGGACCAGTATTTCTAGAGAAAACGTGCATGCAGATCATCACGCGTTGTGGATCAATCCAAAGATGAGCGGTCATTTGATCAATGGTAATGACGGTGGTTTGAACATCTCTTATGACGATGGCGAGACCTGGATCAAGAACAACTCACCTGCGGTAGGTCAGTTTTATGCCATTAATTATGATATGGAAGAACCGTATAACGTTTACGGTGGTTTGCAAGACAATGGCGTTTGGGTAGCGGCGCATAACGCTCGAGAAAATCGTGCGTGGCACCAGCAAGGTCAATATCCATGGGAATCCATTATGGGTGGTGATGGAATGCAAGTGCAAATTGACAATCGTGATAGTGATGTGGTTTATACAGGATTCCAATTCGGTAACTACTACCGCATCAATCGGGAAACGGGCGATAGAACATACATCCAGCCAAAACATGAGTTAGGCGAGTCGCCTTATCGATTCAACTGGCAAACGCCTATTTTGTTGAGCAGTCACAATCAGGACATTCTTTATCTAGGCGGTAACAAACTGCATAGATCCATGAATCAAGGAAACGATTGGACAGCCATCTCGCCAGACTTGACGCAAGGCGGCAAAAAAGGAAACGTGGCTTACGGTACGTTGACCTCTATCAGCGAGTCGCCGTTTCAATTTGGAATGATCATCACAGGATCTGATGATGGATTGGTACAATTGACCAAAGATGGTGGCGCAACCTGGTCGCAGCTGAATGGCGGCTGGCCAGCAGATCTTTGGGTAAGCCGTGTGGTAGCATCACAACACGACCAAAACACACTTTACGTAACACTTAATGGTTACCGCAATGACGACTTTACACCTTATGTATATATGAGTAAAGATGCTGGTAAGACTTGGCAAAATATAGGCAGCTCATTGCCTGTATCGCCTGTCAATGTAATTATCGAGCATCCTACAGATAAAGACATGGTTTTTGTTGGTACTGACAATGCCGTTTATGTAGCAACGCAACCAGGCGCCTGGAGCTTGCTGAATGCCGACATGCCACCAGTGGCAGTGCATGATTTGAAAATACAGCCAAAAGCTAATGATCTATTAGTGGGAACACATGGTCGTTCAATTTATCTAGCCAATCTAGATGCTATGGGCTTACCAAAAGCCGCTTCTAGCGAAAACGCGGTGGGTTACTACAGCCAGAAATTGAAGTTGGCGCCTGTTGAAGGGTTTAGAGCATCAAATCGTTATGGAAGCAAAGGCTTCATGTGGAGTGATGGCCCAGAACCTAGTGTGGACATCAGCTACTTCTCGCCTACTGCTGGTAAAACAATGCTGACGATCACCAACGAGGACGGCAAAGTGGTCAATGAAATGGAACTGGAATCTGACAACGGATTGAACTTTTATACCTACAACGGCACAGTATCAGAAAAAGGCAGAAAGAAGTACAAAAAAGACATGCAACCTAAAGTCGCTGACAATGGTCGTTATTACCTGCCAAAAGGCAAATACACATTGACTCTTAAGAACAGCGCTGGTAGTGCTAGTGAGAAGTTTGAGGTGGAGTGAGTATCAGATTAAATCGCGGAAGGAACAGCTCTATTTGCATCTAATTTAAGCCCATGAAAGAAGAGTTACAAATAATTCAAAAATTTCTAAGTGAATTTTCAAAATTAGTATCAACTCAAGCGGATCTAAGTTTCCCCATAGAATTTTATACGGAGTATAAAGGCCAAATGAAGGTTGTTGATGCTGCATTAATTAAAAACAAAGAGGTACTTGCCATTTTTGAGTTTAAGGCAGGTGTTGTTAAAATCAATCCACAAGATTTTTGGGACGCAATACCACCAATAAATATCAACTATAAATTCTTAGTTCTTTCTAATGGTTTGGATCACTATGTATTAAATGTTTTTACAAATGCACTTCTTAGCTTTGATAATTCTGAAGATTTATTAACCCATTTATTAGAACTACCCACTGTAGAAGAAATCAATGAAACAAAGGAAAGTATAGCTTCGATCATCGAAAAAACAGTCATGGAATTTGAAAAAGAATTTGTTCATCATGATCATCCTCTGTATGAAAAATTGCCTGATTTAGTTGCTCATTTCAAAAAGGAAAAAATTGAAAGTTCGCTACGATTCGATAAAAACGGTCAGTTCTATCACCTTACTAAAGACATAAGGGATTTAACCAATTTTGAAAATCAATTTTTTCAATTGATCACCGAGGAATTAGAGGAGTCTGAAACAATCTATAGATACACTACACTTGAAACAATGTTTTCGACTATCAATCACAAGAGTATTCGATTAAATGGTATTCCTGGAATGAATGATCTTTCTGAAGTTGATTACGTTCAATCGTATCGTGACAAAGGTTTTAAATTGTCTGACTCAGCTATAGACATTGACGAATTAAATAAAAGATTTATATTATGTAGTTCATCTTTGGAAGACGACTTGATGCAATGGAGATTGTACGGAGATGATTCTAAAGGAGCCTGTCTAGTTTTCAAGATTAAAAATACCTCGAGAATTCCTGGACTGCAATTACGAAAGATTTGTTACGGAATCAAAGTAAATGGAGAAAACTATCATCCTGAAATTGAATTGATAAACAAGATAATTAGCGACGTTAAGAAGCAAAAAAAAGAATCCTTTCAATTTAGAGCGTTATCAATTTGGAAGCATTTTTTCAAGTCTTACGAATATCAGCCAGAAAAAGAAGTGAGATTGTTATTAATTCTGGCTCGTGATAAAACTATTAAAGGAGAAAGTATACTTGAAGAGAAACTTCATTCAATACAAAAAATGTGGTGCTTAACAAGCTCTCATAAAATCGTTAATCCGTATATCATAATCAATGTTGATGACGATTTATTGCCGATAGAGCTAACCGAGATCGTTCTTGGTAACAAGAGCCCTGAACCAGTTACAAATAAGAAGCAGATTGAACAATTACTATATGAAAACAAGTTAGATAACGTTTCAGTAAACATTTCTAAAATTGATAGCTATCGCTGAAAGCATGTTTTATCAATTTTTTTGTCTTCCAAGAATTGTATTTTGGCCTTAATAACATGCATTTTTAATTATGTTTGATTTACCAATTTTTTTCTAAAGGCGTAAGCCCTGTTTCTATTAAAGGATAAAATATGCCAAAAATTATTGATGTTGGAGTTGAGCAAGATCATATTGAATCCTTGACTAAGGCGAGCGGAATTACGGCTATTTCAGAGCTAATATGGAATTCTCTCGATGCAGACGCCACTAAGGTAAAAATAGAATACATTAAAAATAAACTAGGAGGCTTTGAAGAACTGGTAGTTGAGGACAATGGATTGGGAATTGAATATTCAAAAGCGCAGGATGTCTTTGGTCGATTAGGAGGTTCAGAAAAGAAGATTCAAACGAGTAGCCCAAATGGACGCCAGTATCATGGTAAAGAAGGAAAAGGCAGATACAAATCACTGGCATTAGGTGATTTAGTAAAATTCACAAGCGTTTATAAAAATGGTGAGTCTCTAAAAGAGTTTACTGTAACATTTGACAGAAATAATTTATCACACTCGAACTTCAGCGATTTGAAAACGCTTCCGAAAGGTAGTGTGGAAACAGGTTTCAAAGTTGAAATAAAAAACATTAACCAAGAAAACGTAATTCAAGCAGTAGATCCGAAGTTCAGGAGAGAAATAGAACAGAAATTCACATCATATTGGATAAACTATAATGATTTTGAAATTTATTTCAACGGTAATAAATTAGAATTTGAGTCTTTAATCAAAAACACAGAGGAAAAAGAATTCTTCGTTCAAAATGGTGAATTATCATACAGATTCTCCATAAAAGTAATCGAATGGAGCTTTGACATAAGGAAGAGAACTTATTTATGCAATACCAAAGGTATTCCATTTAAAGAATTGAACCTTGGTATTCGTTCGACTATTCCTATTTCGATTTTCATTCAGTCAGTTTATATTGAAAAATTACATAGAGAAAACCTCATAGATTTAGAAAACTTTGATGACATACTCCAAGGAGCTTATGTAGAAGCAAAGAAATTCGCTAGAGAATATGTCAGAAATAGACTTCATTTATATTCCGGAGAATTTATTAAGGAACTGAAAACGAAGGGGCTTTATCCATATAAGGAGAATGCAGATTCTATAATTGAAGAAAGTAAAAGACAGGTTTTTGATATAGTTGCGCTTCAGGTAAATGAATATCTACCCGAATTTGAAAGTCAAAATGATAAGAGCAAAAAATTTACCCTTTCTCTAATTAAGGAAGCTTTGGAAAAAGATTCTCATTCATTACAAAAGATTTTGACTGAGGTTATTGAATTACCAGATGAAAAAAGAGAAGAATTAGTCGAAATTCTAGAAGAAACATCTTTGTCAAGTGTAATTGATACAATGACAGAAATTAAAAATAGATTGAGATTTATCAATGGTCTTGAGGAACTAATTTATAATAAAGACCTAAACAAGAATATTTTAGAGCGAAAGCATCTTCATAAAATTTTGGTGAACGAAACATGGCTATTCGGCGATGAATATACATATGGCGTTGATGACGTTACGCTTAAGAATGTTTTAAAAGCATACTTGAAAAGTTTAGGTAGATCTGATTTTGAAGAGACTATAAGTAATGACTCGAATAATGATCTGCAAATCATACCTGACGTATGCTTATGGAGGCAATTCCCACAAGGTTCGCCTGGTCATAAAACAAATTTGATTATTGAATTGAAAAAGCCAACAAAAGATGCTGGTGTTGAAGAACTGATGCAGATAAAGCTTTATGCCGCTAGAATATCCAACGATAAGAGATTTCCTAAAGAAAAAACCAAATGGAAATTTCTTTTGATTACTAAAGACATTAAGCCAGACATTGAACCTGAATTAGAACAAACTGGGAGGAAATATGGTCATGTTGTTTCAACGGATTTATATGACGTATTCGTTTTAACATGGGGACATATCTTGACCGAGGCAAAAACAAGATATGAATATGTAAAAGATAAATTGAATTTGAACTTAATGGATAACCAACATAATTTGGATTATCTCAAATCAAGATACAATGAATATTTACCGAATGAATTGAATTGAAGAAAAGTTAGGATAAAAGTTATTTAATGCGAATTCAAAAATGATTACACAGAAAATCAGACTGTATAAAAATAAAATACTCACAACCCAACCTCAATCCTATTTTTATGTGAACGCTTCTAGCTAATAGCTGTAAGTCAGCGATATTGCTGTAAAATCAAATATCATGTCTTGGATTTACAGCGCAGATGATCCACTATGGCAAACCATAGTGTTAACCTTCATCCTTTTTCTTACCATCGTATTGCTTACCAGGATTATCGGCTTGCGGTCTTTTGCGAAGTTTACGGCCTACGATTTTGCATTTACCATCGCGATAGGTAGCATCGTCGCTGGCGTGCTCACTTCAAGTACAACATTTGTGCATGGTGCGGTAGCGGTGGCCAGCTTGCTGGGTTTGACCTTTATATTCTCGCAGTTGCAGCGCAAATATCCATGGCTTGAATCGGTTATTTCAAACAAGCCATTGATGCTTATGGACGGCAATCAAATACTTGACGATAATCTAGCGCATGCACGTATCGAGCGTTCTCAACTTATGGCAAAACTGCGTGAGGCAAACGTGCTCAACTTTGACCAGGTGCGTGCAGTGGTTCTTGAATCTACTGGCGACATTTCGGTTTTACACACTTCTGATAAAGCAGATGAGGTCAAACTTGCTAACGAGATCTTGGATGGCGTCCGCAAGACTGTATAGCAGTGACTCTATGGTGTTTTGTCGATGTTCGATAAACGTAATTATGATTCTTGAGATTCCGCTTTCGCGAAAGCGTAACCAGCCCAAAACGCAAACGTTATAGAAAAGCACGGATTTGCTATCTAGAAACAGTACAAATAAGATGCTAGGTCTAGCGATAACGTACGACCTAATTGAAAATACAGTAGCTGACAACTATCTTTGCAGCAATTTAAAAATCGATACATGAGCGCATTAGTGAAATCTTCTCTTGCACGCAAATGGGTAATGGCCCTTTCTGGTTTGTTTCTTGTGGTCTTCTTGACGCAGCACTTTACCATCAACATTACTTCTGTAATTGCACCAGACACTTTTAATGAGTGGTCGCATTTCATGGGTTACAATCCGCTGGTACAATTTGTACTGCAACCTATCCTTATAGGTGGACTTATCGTTCACTTTGTAATGGGTATCGTGCTGGAATATCAAAATAACAAGGCACGCCCGATTAAATACAAGAACTTTAACGGTAACGCAAATAGTGCATGGGTTTCTAGAAATATGATTATCACAGGTCTTGTGGTACTGGCTTTTTTAGGGTTGCACATGTATGATTTCTGGGCACATGAGATGACTTACAAGTATGTCGCTTTTCTAGAAGAGGACAGCACGAGATATTACGGTGAGACCGTGGCAAAATTCCAACCGTTCTGGCGTGTGGTGATTTATGTGATCTCGTTCATCTTGCTTGCGATGCACTTATGGCATGGGTTTAACAGCTCTTTCCAGTCCATGGGTGTAAAGAGTGTCAAAAAAGGCGACACATTAAGAAAGGTAACTTATGCATGGGCCGTATTGATCCCAGCTGGTTTTATCTTCATCGCCATCTATCATCATCTTAATCCTGTAACAGCATAATTATGGCAGTTTTAGAATCTAAAGTACCCGTAGGACCCATTGCTGAAAAATGGACTACGCATAAGAATACAATCAATCTGGTAAACCCAGCCAACAAACGTAACATTGATGTTATCGTTGTAGGTACCGGTCTTGCTGGTAGTAGTGCCGCAGCAACTTTAGGTGAGCTGGGCTATAACGTCAAGACTTTTTGTTATAATGATTCACCACGTCGTGCTCACTCGATTGCTGCACAAGGTGGTATTAACGCTGCCAAAAACTATCAAGGTGATGGTGATTCTAACTACCGCTTGTTTTATGACACGGTAAAAGGTGGTGACTATAGATCTCGCGAGGCAAACGTTTACCGTCTTGCAGAGGTTTCTTCAAATATCATTGATCAATGTGTGGCGCAAGGTGTTCCTTTTGCCCGTGAATATGGTGGATTGCTTGACAACCGCTCTTTTGGTGGTGTATTGGTTTCTAGAACATTTTATGCCGCTGGACAAACAGGGCAACAATTATTACTAGGTGCCTACAGCGCGCTTAACAGACAAATAAACCGCGGTAAAGTGGTACCATTTAACCGTCATGAGATGTTAGATCTTGTGGTTGTAGATGGTAAGGCTCGTGGCATCATCGCTCGTAACTTGGTTACTGGCGAGATTGAAAGACATGGAGCACATGCCGTGGTCATCGCATCTGGTGGTTATGGTAATGTTTTCTTCCTATCGACTAATGCGATGGGAAGTAACGTGATGGCTGCCTGGAGAACACACAGACGTGGCGCTTATTTTGCCAATCCATGTTTTACACAAATACACCCAACCTGTATTCCAGTAAGTGGTGAGCACCAGTCAAAACTGACCTTGATGTCAGAATCCTTGCGTAATGATGGACGTATCTGGGTTCCTAAAAAGAAAGAAGATGCTGAAGCCGTACGCGCAGGAAAACTGAAAGGTGTCAACATTCCAGAAGAAGATAGAGATTACTACCTAGAGCGCAGGTATCCTGCCTTTGGTAATCTAGTACCTCGTGATGT
This window harbors:
- a CDS encoding ATP-binding protein codes for the protein MPKIIDVGVEQDHIESLTKASGITAISELIWNSLDADATKVKIEYIKNKLGGFEELVVEDNGLGIEYSKAQDVFGRLGGSEKKIQTSSPNGRQYHGKEGKGRYKSLALGDLVKFTSVYKNGESLKEFTVTFDRNNLSHSNFSDLKTLPKGSVETGFKVEIKNINQENVIQAVDPKFRREIEQKFTSYWINYNDFEIYFNGNKLEFESLIKNTEEKEFFVQNGELSYRFSIKVIEWSFDIRKRTYLCNTKGIPFKELNLGIRSTIPISIFIQSVYIEKLHRENLIDLENFDDILQGAYVEAKKFAREYVRNRLHLYSGEFIKELKTKGLYPYKENADSIIEESKRQVFDIVALQVNEYLPEFESQNDKSKKFTLSLIKEALEKDSHSLQKILTEVIELPDEKREELVEILEETSLSSVIDTMTEIKNRLRFINGLEELIYNKDLNKNILERKHLHKILVNETWLFGDEYTYGVDDVTLKNVLKAYLKSLGRSDFEETISNDSNNDLQIIPDVCLWRQFPQGSPGHKTNLIIELKKPTKDAGVEELMQIKLYAARISNDKRFPKEKTKWKFLLITKDIKPDIEPELEQTGRKYGHVVSTDLYDVFVLTWGHILTEAKTRYEYVKDKLNLNLMDNQHNLDYLKSRYNEYLPNELN
- a CDS encoding DUF421 domain-containing protein, translating into MSWIYSADDPLWQTIVLTFILFLTIVLLTRIIGLRSFAKFTAYDFAFTIAIGSIVAGVLTSSTTFVHGAVAVASLLGLTFIFSQLQRKYPWLESVISNKPLMLMDGNQILDDNLAHARIERSQLMAKLREANVLNFDQVRAVVLESTGDISVLHTSDKADEVKLANEILDGVRKTV
- a CDS encoding TPM domain-containing protein, which translates into the protein MRFYLNFLFLLSSFLLLSCNGFAQENEITTETAESDLSRNSSVYFPKSIGIVNDYNNLFTNKQKAELDQMLYYYEIETTRQIVVVSVNSIAPYDDIQQYATDLGSYWGVGQKESNNGLMIVVCKPCRSFGIATGLGTQEVLTDEICKTVIDETIIPAFKNGNFYKGIKDGVVELIEKWD
- a CDS encoding DUF2971 domain-containing protein; translated protein: MKEELQIIQKFLSEFSKLVSTQADLSFPIEFYTEYKGQMKVVDAALIKNKEVLAIFEFKAGVVKINPQDFWDAIPPININYKFLVLSNGLDHYVLNVFTNALLSFDNSEDLLTHLLELPTVEEINETKESIASIIEKTVMEFEKEFVHHDHPLYEKLPDLVAHFKKEKIESSLRFDKNGQFYHLTKDIRDLTNFENQFFQLITEELEESETIYRYTTLETMFSTINHKSIRLNGIPGMNDLSEVDYVQSYRDKGFKLSDSAIDIDELNKRFILCSSSLEDDLMQWRLYGDDSKGACLVFKIKNTSRIPGLQLRKICYGIKVNGENYHPEIELINKIISDVKKQKKESFQFRALSIWKHFFKSYEYQPEKEVRLLLILARDKTIKGESILEEKLHSIQKMWCLTSSHKIVNPYIIINVDDDLLPIELTEIVLGNKSPEPVTNKKQIEQLLYENKLDNVSVNISKIDSYR
- a CDS encoding fumarate reductase/succinate dehydrogenase flavoprotein subunit, which codes for MAVLESKVPVGPIAEKWTTHKNTINLVNPANKRNIDVIVVGTGLAGSSAAATLGELGYNVKTFCYNDSPRRAHSIAAQGGINAAKNYQGDGDSNYRLFYDTVKGGDYRSREANVYRLAEVSSNIIDQCVAQGVPFAREYGGLLDNRSFGGVLVSRTFYAAGQTGQQLLLGAYSALNRQINRGKVVPFNRHEMLDLVVVDGKARGIIARNLVTGEIERHGAHAVVIASGGYGNVFFLSTNAMGSNVMAAWRTHRRGAYFANPCFTQIHPTCIPVSGEHQSKLTLMSESLRNDGRIWVPKKKEDAEAVRAGKLKGVNIPEEDRDYYLERRYPAFGNLVPRDVASRAAKERCDEGYGVNKTGQAVYLDFSAAFLRYGKVEALTSGNKDASEEEMIKLGKEVIRKKYGNLFDMYQNIADDNPYEVPMKIFPAVHYTMGGLWVDYNLQTTVPGCFAAGEANFSDHGANRLGASALMQGLADGYFVLPYTIGDYLADEIRTGEISTDTREFEEAEKSTRERIEKLMSGSGTHSVDYYHKKLGLIMWNKCGMSRNAEDLQKAMDEIAELRADFWKNVRVPGSADTKNQELEKAGRVADFLELGELFAKDALTRNESCGGHFREEYQTPEGEALRDDENFAFVSAWEYNENPRDARLHKEQLEFENIEVKTRSYK
- a CDS encoding WD40/YVTN/BNR-like repeat-containing protein, translated to MKKSLLLIVFLSSVMSFAQTDAQQVLQGIAQMEDMAANSPYKNLSFKNIGPTIMSGRVVDVDVNPQNPTEMLVAYASGGLWHTKNNGTSFEPIMDNAGTINLGDIAVDWNDRVIWAGTGENNSSRSSYAGIGLLKSTDWGKTWSEPMLPASHHIGRILIDPNNADHVVVAVTGPLYTNSDHRGIFTTIDGGTSWNKTLYATDMAGFIDLAAAPEDFNTLFAASWEKDRKAWNFDGDGEASAIYKSTDGGQNWTKITTEASGFPTGSGVGRIGLAVYDANTIYAIHDSQFRREKEDGGNSAFAKAESDSDLSKDDFKSMSRNEFMALENDKLNKFLKQNGFQEKYRAENVKNMVSNGAAQPADLALYLEDANSQLFDTPVKGAELYLSKDGGKTWTKTHEGQIDDVFYSYGYYFAQVRVDPSDVNKVYVMGVPIIKSDDGGKNWTSISRENVHADHHALWINPKMSGHLINGNDGGLNISYDDGETWIKNNSPAVGQFYAINYDMEEPYNVYGGLQDNGVWVAAHNARENRAWHQQGQYPWESIMGGDGMQVQIDNRDSDVVYTGFQFGNYYRINRETGDRTYIQPKHELGESPYRFNWQTPILLSSHNQDILYLGGNKLHRSMNQGNDWTAISPDLTQGGKKGNVAYGTLTSISESPFQFGMIITGSDDGLVQLTKDGGATWSQLNGGWPADLWVSRVVASQHDQNTLYVTLNGYRNDDFTPYVYMSKDAGKTWQNIGSSLPVSPVNVIIEHPTDKDMVFVGTDNAVYVATQPGAWSLLNADMPPVAVHDLKIQPKANDLLVGTHGRSIYLANLDAMGLPKAASSENAVGYYSQKLKLAPVEGFRASNRYGSKGFMWSDGPEPSVDISYFSPTAGKTMLTITNEDGKVVNEMELESDNGLNFYTYNGTVSEKGRKKYKKDMQPKVADNGRYYLPKGKYTLTLKNSAGSASEKFEVE
- a CDS encoding DUF6503 family protein, whose product is MKNTRLLIGFLAIAMLIACKPNTENEETTENTTAETSIDMDRYPADLQEVFENHGGLEKWRSMQSLTYTMPKPSGDEVHTIDLTSRKTLIETDAYQLGFDGDSLWLQQDEQAFDPARAEFYYNLMFYFYAMPFVLADDGIQYEQVRALEKDGTLYPGTKISYADNVGNSPEDNYIIYYDPDTKKMAWLAYTVTYGQDTTSEKYSFIHYNKWQDVNGLWLPELLTWYQVEDGQPTVPAGEPRAFNNVDIDASAMGDDFYSKPENATTVN
- a CDS encoding succinate dehydrogenase cytochrome b subunit, encoding MSALVKSSLARKWVMALSGLFLVVFLTQHFTINITSVIAPDTFNEWSHFMGYNPLVQFVLQPILIGGLIVHFVMGIVLEYQNNKARPIKYKNFNGNANSAWVSRNMIITGLVVLAFLGLHMYDFWAHEMTYKYVAFLEEDSTRYYGETVAKFQPFWRVVIYVISFILLAMHLWHGFNSSFQSMGVKSVKKGDTLRKVTYAWAVLIPAGFIFIAIYHHLNPVTA